One region of Vescimonas fastidiosa genomic DNA includes:
- the smc gene encoding chromosome segregation protein SMC, translating into MYLKALEIQGFKSFPEKTVLNFGEDITAIVGPNGSGKSNISDAIRWVMGEQNSRQLRGAKMEDVIFGGTEKRRQMGFAQVTLVIDNTEHIFSRDEAEVAVTRRYYRSGESEYYINRQSVRLKDVNELFMDTGMGREGYSIIGQGKIDEILSVRSDDRREVFEEAAGISKYRHRKEESERKLQRTEENLVRINDKIAELELQVEPLRKQAETAKKYLVLHDELRTLEISVWLENLQKLKTDRLKLQADFETAQADQKKAQAELDEVYAQAEECARLMHESDCAAEEKRARVSDLESAIGEHESAAAVARTTARHHAETIQRMEQEMSESRSRTESLQEQTEALGRRIEEIGEAARTLDGEMEALCEEMRGSTHSSDAYAVRLEELRRREAQEVAQAAQAQAELSALTAGSDEIAQRTRELEDELSQTREKLTQAQGEAGENEKKLQAAREEEQAASNIIGGHSLKMEGRQRRARESAEQKDRLTLEEKTLSDRIRLLSEMEKEYEGFSKAVKIVMRAAEARTLSGIHGPVGNLIHADKECSVAIEIALGGALQHIVVDTKNDGKNAIGLLKQRDGGRATFLPLDTIRGRSLRENGLENEYGFVGVASELVRYEGKYGAVVENLLGTTVVVEDLDCGIQMAKRHDNRFRIVTLDGQVINAGGSMTGGSVSRNAGILSRSGELEQLEKKRKKIQSQLQDAALMAESANRELQKAQYELEVAKDQQRRANDRVLTLEGRKNHFDILLDSLKHQQESLHIQKENLQKRSSDDAGRMDTIRRTIADFTARAEATRAETETLQKEQADCRQSLSELSARLTEKKARQAALTAEGESTRRSMEDLVRLRESLEGEHTDRESLRVRTEEAMAQAQAEEERQMQQAWELREHIEEHRLALQKLAQEKMALEARRSQTDRLSRTCNDTLLNCEREVTRLEGKLNGSALEEKQILDKLWERYELSHSDAQSLRIELESVPKATRRIGELNREIKGLGPINIGAIEEFDRVNTRYTYLSDQRNDVERAKEELVGIIEEITKQMTEIFATQFEILKQSFQETFLELFGGGRATLELEDENDILRCGIEIKAQPPGKQLKTLSLLSGGEKAFVAIALYFAILKVHPTPFCVMDEIEAALDESNVVRYAKYMRRIAGKTQFIVITHRRGTMEEADVLYGITMQERGVSTVLTANLNELSKEMKIK; encoded by the coding sequence GTGTACTTAAAAGCGCTTGAGATACAGGGCTTTAAGTCCTTTCCGGAGAAAACGGTTTTGAACTTCGGCGAGGACATCACAGCTATCGTCGGCCCCAACGGCTCCGGCAAGTCCAATATTTCCGACGCCATCCGCTGGGTCATGGGCGAGCAGAACAGCCGTCAGCTCCGGGGCGCTAAGATGGAGGATGTCATCTTCGGCGGCACCGAAAAGCGCCGCCAGATGGGCTTTGCCCAGGTGACGCTGGTCATTGACAATACCGAGCACATTTTCAGCCGTGATGAGGCAGAGGTGGCGGTGACCCGCCGCTATTACCGCAGCGGTGAGTCGGAATATTACATCAACCGTCAGTCCGTGCGCCTCAAGGATGTGAACGAGCTGTTCATGGACACCGGCATGGGCCGGGAGGGCTATTCCATCATCGGTCAGGGTAAAATTGATGAGATATTATCCGTCCGCAGCGACGACAGGCGGGAGGTTTTCGAGGAGGCGGCGGGCATCAGCAAGTACCGCCACCGCAAGGAGGAGTCTGAGCGGAAGCTCCAGCGCACGGAGGAGAACCTGGTGCGCATCAATGACAAGATCGCGGAGCTGGAGCTGCAGGTGGAGCCCCTGCGAAAGCAGGCGGAGACGGCTAAGAAATACCTGGTGCTTCACGATGAGCTGCGCACCCTGGAAATAAGCGTGTGGCTGGAAAATCTGCAGAAGCTGAAAACCGATCGGCTGAAGCTGCAGGCGGACTTTGAGACCGCGCAGGCCGACCAGAAAAAGGCCCAGGCGGAGCTGGATGAGGTATATGCCCAGGCAGAGGAATGCGCCCGGCTTATGCACGAGAGCGACTGCGCCGCCGAGGAAAAGCGCGCCCGGGTCTCGGACCTGGAGAGCGCCATCGGCGAGCATGAGTCCGCCGCCGCCGTGGCCCGAACCACGGCCCGGCATCATGCGGAGACCATCCAGCGCATGGAGCAGGAGATGAGCGAGAGCCGCAGCCGCACGGAGTCCCTCCAGGAGCAGACGGAGGCCCTGGGCCGCCGTATAGAGGAGATCGGAGAAGCCGCCCGGACTCTGGACGGGGAAATGGAGGCGCTGTGCGAGGAAATGCGCGGCAGCACCCACAGCAGCGATGCCTATGCCGTCCGGCTGGAGGAGCTGCGCCGCCGGGAGGCTCAGGAGGTTGCCCAGGCGGCCCAGGCCCAGGCGGAGCTGTCCGCCCTCACCGCCGGCTCGGACGAAATCGCCCAGCGTACCCGGGAGCTGGAGGATGAGCTGTCCCAAACCCGGGAGAAGCTGACCCAGGCCCAAGGAGAGGCCGGGGAGAACGAAAAGAAGCTGCAGGCTGCCCGGGAGGAGGAGCAGGCCGCCTCCAACATCATCGGCGGTCACAGCCTGAAAATGGAGGGCCGTCAGCGCCGCGCCCGGGAGAGTGCGGAGCAGAAGGACCGGCTGACCCTGGAGGAAAAGACCCTTTCAGACCGCATCCGGCTGCTGAGCGAAATGGAGAAGGAATACGAGGGCTTTTCCAAGGCCGTGAAGATCGTCATGCGGGCGGCCGAGGCCCGAACGCTCTCGGGTATCCATGGGCCGGTGGGCAACCTGATCCACGCCGACAAGGAGTGCAGCGTGGCTATTGAAATCGCCCTGGGCGGTGCGCTGCAGCATATTGTTGTGGATACGAAAAACGACGGCAAGAATGCCATCGGCCTATTAAAGCAGCGGGACGGAGGTCGGGCTACCTTCCTGCCTCTGGACACCATCCGGGGCCGCAGTCTCCGGGAAAACGGCCTGGAAAACGAGTACGGCTTCGTGGGCGTTGCGTCGGAATTGGTGCGCTACGAGGGGAAATATGGTGCCGTTGTGGAGAACCTTTTGGGCACTACCGTGGTAGTGGAGGACCTGGACTGCGGCATTCAGATGGCCAAGCGCCACGACAACCGCTTCCGCATCGTCACCCTGGACGGCCAGGTCATCAACGCCGGTGGCTCTATGACCGGCGGCAGCGTCAGCCGTAATGCGGGGATTCTCTCCCGCTCCGGGGAGCTGGAGCAGCTGGAGAAAAAGCGCAAGAAGATCCAGTCCCAGCTTCAGGACGCAGCCCTTATGGCCGAGAGTGCCAACCGGGAGCTGCAGAAGGCCCAGTATGAGCTGGAGGTGGCCAAGGACCAGCAGCGCCGGGCCAATGACCGGGTGCTGACCCTGGAGGGCCGCAAAAACCACTTTGATATTTTGCTGGACAGCCTGAAGCACCAGCAGGAGAGCCTGCACATTCAGAAGGAGAACCTGCAAAAGCGCAGCAGCGATGACGCCGGGCGGATGGACACCATTCGCCGGACCATTGCGGACTTTACCGCCCGGGCGGAAGCCACCCGGGCCGAGACGGAGACGCTTCAAAAGGAGCAGGCGGACTGCCGGCAGAGCCTCAGTGAGCTGTCGGCCCGGCTGACAGAGAAAAAGGCCCGGCAGGCGGCCCTCACTGCCGAGGGGGAGAGTACCCGGCGCAGCATGGAGGACCTGGTCCGCCTCCGGGAGAGCCTGGAGGGTGAGCACACCGACCGGGAGAGCCTGCGCGTCCGAACGGAGGAGGCCATGGCCCAGGCACAGGCTGAGGAGGAGCGGCAGATGCAGCAGGCCTGGGAGCTTCGGGAACACATTGAAGAGCATCGCCTGGCCCTGCAAAAGCTCGCCCAGGAGAAGATGGCCCTGGAGGCCCGGCGCAGCCAGACGGATCGGCTCAGCCGCACCTGCAACGATACCCTCCTCAACTGTGAGCGGGAGGTGACCCGCCTGGAGGGCAAGCTAAACGGCAGCGCTCTGGAGGAAAAGCAAATTCTGGATAAGCTGTGGGAGCGGTACGAGCTGAGCCACAGCGATGCCCAGAGCCTGCGCATCGAGCTGGAGAGCGTGCCCAAGGCTACCCGGCGTATCGGCGAGCTGAACCGGGAGATCAAGGGCCTGGGGCCCATCAACATCGGCGCTATTGAGGAGTTTGACCGGGTGAACACCCGCTATACCTACCTCTCTGACCAGCGCAACGATGTGGAGAGGGCCAAGGAGGAGCTGGTGGGCATCATCGAGGAGATCACCAAGCAGATGACGGAGATCTTCGCCACCCAGTTTGAGATACTCAAGCAGAGCTTCCAGGAGACTTTCCTGGAGCTGTTCGGCGGCGGCCGGGCTACCCTGGAGCTGGAGGACGAGAACGATATTCTCCGCTGCGGCATTGAAATTAAGGCCCAGCCCCCGGGAAAACAGCTGAAGACCCTGTCGCTGCTCTCCGGCGGTGAGAAGGCCTTTGTGGCCATCGCCCTGTATTTCGCCATTTTGAAGGTGCATCCCACGCCGTTTTGTGTGATGGACGAAATTGAGGCGGCGTTGGATGAGTCCAATGTGGTGCGCTACGCCAAGTATATGCGGCGCATTGCCGGCAAGACCCAGTTCATCGTCATCACCCACCGCCGGGGCACTATGGAGGAGGCGGATGTGCTGTATGGCATCACCATGCAGGAGCGGGGCGTTTCCACGGTGCTTACGGCCAACCTCAATGAGCTGAGCAAGGAAATGAAAATCAAGTGA
- the ftsY gene encoding signal recognition particle-docking protein FtsY — translation MGIFSKLKQAWFGDVNWEKLDDEFFDNLEESLILADVGVNIATEAVNSLRNAVFSYDMKDPEQVKAELRKILLQKLSVGDAALDTAKSPTVILVIGVNGVGKTTSIGKLAARLKGEGKKVLLCAGDTFRAAAADQLEIWANRAGVPIVRQHEGADPGAVLFDALQAAKARDVDVVLCDTAGRLHNKQNLMNELAKLRKIIDRELPEAGRETLLVLDATTGQNGLIQARSFKETAGLTGIVLTKLDGTAKGGIVIAIARDLGVPVKFVGVGEGIDDLKPFDPEEFVNDLF, via the coding sequence ATGGGTATTTTCAGCAAGCTCAAGCAGGCCTGGTTCGGGGATGTGAACTGGGAAAAGCTGGACGACGAATTTTTTGATAATTTGGAGGAGTCCCTGATCCTGGCGGATGTGGGGGTAAACATCGCCACCGAGGCGGTGAACTCCCTGCGTAACGCCGTGTTCAGCTACGACATGAAGGACCCGGAGCAGGTAAAGGCGGAGCTGCGGAAGATATTGCTGCAAAAGCTGTCCGTGGGCGATGCGGCCCTGGACACCGCCAAGAGCCCCACGGTGATTCTGGTCATCGGCGTCAACGGCGTGGGCAAGACCACCTCCATCGGCAAGCTGGCGGCGCGGCTGAAAGGGGAGGGGAAAAAGGTCCTCCTCTGCGCAGGGGACACCTTCCGGGCCGCTGCCGCCGATCAGCTGGAGATTTGGGCGAACCGGGCCGGGGTGCCCATTGTGCGCCAGCATGAGGGGGCGGACCCGGGAGCGGTGCTGTTTGATGCATTGCAGGCGGCCAAGGCCCGGGATGTGGATGTGGTCCTGTGCGATACCGCCGGTCGGCTGCACAATAAGCAGAACCTGATGAACGAGCTGGCCAAGCTCCGGAAGATCATCGACCGGGAGCTGCCGGAGGCGGGCCGGGAGACACTGCTGGTGCTGGATGCCACCACCGGGCAAAACGGGCTTATCCAGGCCCGGAGCTTTAAGGAGACGGCGGGGCTTACGGGCATCGTGCTGACCAAGCTGGACGGCACCGCCAAGGGCGGTATCGTTATCGCCATTGCCCGGGATCTGGGCGTGCCGGTTAAATTTGTAGGCGTGGGCGAGGGTATCGACGATCTGAAGCCCTTTGACCCGGAGGAATTCGTAAACGATTTGTTTTAA
- the rph gene encoding ribonuclease PH, whose product MTRADGRAFDQLRPVELTKDYIKFAEGSVLIRCGDTVVLCNASVEEKTPPHVPEGHGWVTAEYSMLPRANRERSRRDIDKLKLSGRSAEIQRLIGRSLRAAVDREALGERTITVDCDVLQGDGGTRTASVTGGFVALALACRKLMAEGKVTKNPIIHQVAAVSAGIVDDVPLLDLPYAEDSRAQVDLNCVMNEKGELIELQGTGEGRSFTLSEQQELVRLCAKGIGELLEKQRRVLQG is encoded by the coding sequence ATGACCAGAGCGGACGGACGGGCTTTTGATCAGCTTCGGCCCGTGGAGCTGACCAAGGACTATATAAAATTTGCCGAGGGCAGCGTGCTGATTCGCTGCGGCGACACGGTGGTGCTGTGCAACGCCTCGGTGGAGGAGAAAACACCGCCCCATGTGCCGGAGGGCCACGGCTGGGTGACGGCGGAGTATTCCATGCTGCCCCGGGCCAACCGGGAGCGCTCCCGCCGGGATATTGACAAGCTGAAGCTCTCCGGCCGCAGCGCGGAGATTCAGCGGCTTATCGGCCGCAGCCTCCGGGCGGCGGTGGACAGAGAGGCCCTGGGGGAGCGGACCATCACCGTGGACTGCGATGTTTTGCAGGGAGACGGAGGCACCCGTACCGCCTCCGTTACCGGCGGCTTTGTGGCCCTGGCCCTGGCCTGCCGGAAGCTGATGGCTGAGGGTAAGGTGACAAAAAATCCCATTATCCATCAGGTGGCGGCGGTGAGTGCAGGCATTGTGGACGATGTGCCCCTGCTGGACCTGCCCTACGCCGAGGACAGCCGGGCCCAGGTGGATCTCAACTGCGTCATGAACGAAAAAGGGGAGCTCATTGAGCTGCAGGGCACCGGCGAGGGTCGGAGCTTTACCCTTTCGGAGCAGCAGGAGCTGGTGCGCCTGTGCGCTAAGGGCATCGGGGAGCTGCTGGAAAAGCAGCGCCGGGTGCTGCAGGGATAA
- the rdgB gene encoding RdgB/HAM1 family non-canonical purine NTP pyrophosphatase encodes MKFVLASHNKGKLAEMQKILGELGVEVVLQSDLGLDLEPEENGAIFTENARIKAKAVMEASGLPAIADDSGLCVDALNGAPGVYSARYGGLDDDAARYRLLLQNMRGSMTRAAHFHTSVVCLFPDGTELTAEGECPGTIAYAPMGDGGFGYDPVFYVPSLRKTFAQMTPEEKNAISHRGNALRAFGTELKEYLEKH; translated from the coding sequence ATGAAATTCGTATTGGCATCCCATAACAAGGGAAAACTGGCAGAAATGCAGAAAATATTAGGTGAGCTGGGTGTGGAGGTGGTGCTCCAGTCGGATCTGGGTCTGGACCTTGAGCCGGAGGAGAACGGCGCAATCTTCACCGAGAATGCCCGCATCAAGGCTAAGGCTGTCATGGAGGCCAGCGGTCTGCCGGCCATCGCCGATGACAGCGGCCTGTGCGTGGACGCGCTGAACGGCGCGCCGGGGGTCTACTCCGCCCGGTACGGCGGGCTGGATGACGATGCAGCCCGCTACCGCCTGCTGCTGCAGAATATGCGCGGCTCCATGACCCGGGCGGCCCACTTCCATACCTCGGTGGTGTGCCTGTTCCCCGACGGGACAGAGCTGACGGCAGAGGGGGAGTGCCCGGGTACCATTGCCTACGCCCCTATGGGGGACGGCGGCTTCGGCTATGACCCGGTGTTCTATGTGCCGAGTCTGCGCAAGACCTTTGCCCAGATGACACCGGAGGAGAAAAACGCCATCAGCCACCGGGGCAACGCCCTGCGGGCTTTCGGGACGGAATTAAAAGAATATTTGGAGAAGCATTGA
- the yhbY gene encoding ribosome assembly RNA-binding protein YhbY produces the protein MELTSKQRAQLRGLASTLDTIIHIGKDGISDNLVKQANDALEARELIKGKVLENSMLTAREAAEELKVVTRSQVVQVIGNKFVLYRMQHDKTKRKIQLPKATRRGE, from the coding sequence ATGGAACTGACAAGCAAGCAGCGTGCCCAGCTGCGGGGCCTGGCCTCCACTCTGGACACCATTATTCATATCGGCAAGGACGGCATCAGCGATAACCTGGTGAAGCAGGCAAACGATGCTCTGGAGGCCCGGGAGCTTATAAAGGGCAAGGTGCTGGAGAATTCCATGCTCACCGCCCGGGAGGCTGCCGAGGAGCTGAAGGTGGTCACCCGCAGCCAGGTGGTACAGGTGATCGGAAACAAGTTTGTTCTCTATCGGATGCAGCATGACAAGACAAAACGCAAGATTCAGCTGCCGAAGGCGACCCGGCGGGGTGAGTGA
- the nadD gene encoding nicotinate (nicotinamide) nucleotide adenylyltransferase — protein MKIGVFGGTFNPIHRGHLAAASAAAGQLSLDKLLLIPDAIPPHKPLPSGSAGAEERLEMVQLCTAEVSAPVEVLDLELRRQGASYTCDTLAQLREQYPEEELFLLMGSDMFLSFETWRQPERICDLATLAVFSRREESEAAAFARQKKRLEETYGAHIRVLENPEVVEISSTELREKLSRGAGRAYLTEPVYGYILRKGLYGTKADLKHLTPEELRPIALSYLKPKRMPHVLGTEQEAAFLAEKYGADGTAARVAALLHDCTKKLDMDRQLSLCRHYGIDLDPLEQVSLKLLHSKTGAAVARDKFGVSEEIYNAIFYHTTGKADMTLLEKIIYLADYIEPSRRFPGVDELRRAVHTDLNEGLYRALLDSVKELQGYGSPVHPHTREALDSIRSEIGGTIHE, from the coding sequence ATGAAAATCGGCGTATTCGGGGGTACCTTTAACCCCATCCACCGGGGACATCTGGCGGCGGCCTCGGCAGCGGCGGGGCAGCTTTCTCTGGATAAGCTCCTGCTGATCCCGGACGCCATCCCGCCCCACAAGCCCTTGCCTTCCGGCAGTGCCGGGGCGGAGGAACGGCTGGAAATGGTGCAGCTTTGCACCGCAGAGGTGTCGGCTCCGGTGGAGGTTTTAGACCTGGAGCTGCGGCGGCAGGGGGCCAGCTATACCTGCGATACCTTAGCCCAGCTTCGGGAGCAGTACCCGGAGGAGGAGCTGTTTCTCCTTATGGGCTCGGATATGTTCTTGTCCTTTGAGACCTGGCGGCAGCCGGAGCGCATTTGCGATTTGGCGACCCTGGCGGTATTCAGCCGCCGGGAGGAGAGCGAGGCGGCGGCCTTTGCCCGGCAGAAGAAGCGCCTGGAGGAGACCTATGGCGCGCATATCCGGGTGCTGGAGAATCCGGAGGTGGTGGAAATCTCCTCCACGGAGCTGCGGGAAAAGCTGAGTCGGGGCGCGGGCCGGGCGTACCTTACCGAGCCGGTGTACGGCTATATTTTGCGCAAGGGCCTGTACGGCACAAAGGCGGATTTGAAGCATTTGACCCCGGAGGAGCTGCGACCCATTGCCCTGAGCTATTTAAAGCCCAAGCGGATGCCCCATGTGCTGGGCACGGAGCAGGAGGCGGCCTTCCTGGCGGAAAAATACGGCGCGGATGGCACGGCGGCCCGAGTAGCGGCCCTGCTCCACGACTGCACCAAGAAGCTGGATATGGACCGGCAGCTCTCCCTGTGCCGCCATTACGGCATCGACCTGGACCCGCTGGAGCAGGTGAGCCTGAAGCTCCTGCACTCCAAAACCGGCGCGGCGGTGGCCCGGGATAAATTCGGCGTGTCGGAGGAAATTTATAACGCCATTTTCTACCACACCACCGGCAAGGCGGACATGACCCTGCTGGAAAAAATCATTTACCTGGCGGATTACATTGAGCCCAGCCGCCGCTTTCCCGGGGTGGACGAGCTGCGCCGGGCGGTGCATACGGACTTAAATGAAGGGCTGTACCGGGCACTTTTGGACTCGGTCAAGGAGCTGCAGGGCTACGGAAGCCCTGTCCATCCCCACACCCGGGAGGCCCTGGACTCTATACGAAGCGAGATCGGAGGAACAATACATGAATAA
- the rsfS gene encoding ribosome silencing factor gives MNKSPKELALLAAQALSEKKGREIQVLEIADLTTLADYFVLATGSSNTQINALVDNVEKVITEQAGEEPLHREGYRGGTWVLLDYGCLAVHVFSAEAREFYGLERLWRDGKSVDLTGIITDGD, from the coding sequence ATGAATAAATCACCCAAGGAACTGGCGCTGCTGGCGGCCCAGGCGCTGTCGGAGAAAAAGGGCCGGGAGATTCAGGTGCTGGAGATTGCGGACCTGACCACCCTGGCGGACTACTTTGTCCTGGCCACCGGCTCGTCCAATACGCAGATCAACGCCCTGGTTGACAATGTGGAAAAGGTGATCACGGAGCAGGCCGGCGAGGAGCCCCTGCACCGGGAGGGGTACCGGGGCGGCACCTGGGTGCTGCTGGACTATGGGTGCCTGGCCGTGCATGTTTTCAGCGCCGAGGCCCGGGAATTCTACGGCCTGGAGCGCCTGTGGCGGGACGGCAAGAGCGTGGACCTGACCGGCATCATCACCGATGGGGACTGA
- a CDS encoding ROK family protein, translating into MGTEFRPIIDLVRRHEATADRWVTVAVARPGGCEHLSLGLHRDEAMAAADEEYALLLVKTALWLRGGCTLLTADEAVYRWLQGAYAPAGARAFDRAFLSGIYRSPFQVERRQTLPPERETPASAAARTEGCRIGIDLGGSDRKAAAVIDGETVYTEEVVWQPKTASDLRYHYEGITAALRSAKAHLPRVDSVGISTAGVVIDGEIRRSSLFVGVEQATYDRLGRDLLARAVRETCGNVPWAASNDGDVAALAGAVSLGRRKLLGIALGTSEAGGYVDGSGRITGRLHELAFLPVDVNPLAPVDPWSGDRGVGERYFSQEGVLRLAGLNGLTPEGETPAEKLRWVQDRARAGESRAIAAFSELGRLLGLTLPWYQRLTGCESVLLLGRVVDGASGECLVDSCRAALESTGAALEILLPEASQRRVGQAAAAAFLNSTL; encoded by the coding sequence ATGGGGACTGAGTTCCGGCCCATTATTGACCTTGTGCGCCGCCACGAGGCCACGGCGGACCGCTGGGTCACCGTGGCGGTGGCCCGGCCCGGGGGCTGCGAGCATCTGTCCCTGGGCCTGCACCGGGATGAGGCTATGGCGGCGGCAGACGAGGAATATGCGCTGCTCTTGGTAAAAACCGCCCTGTGGCTGCGAGGGGGCTGCACCCTTCTCACAGCGGATGAGGCGGTTTACCGTTGGCTGCAAGGGGCGTACGCCCCGGCGGGGGCGCGGGCCTTTGATCGGGCGTTTCTGTCCGGCATATACCGTTCGCCCTTTCAGGTGGAGCGGCGGCAGACGCTGCCCCCGGAGCGGGAAACGCCGGCCTCGGCAGCAGCCCGGACGGAGGGCTGCCGCATCGGCATCGACCTGGGCGGCAGCGACCGCAAGGCCGCAGCGGTGATAGACGGGGAGACCGTTTACACCGAGGAGGTGGTCTGGCAGCCTAAGACGGCGTCGGACCTGCGCTATCATTATGAGGGGATCACCGCCGCCCTGCGTTCGGCCAAGGCCCATCTGCCGAGAGTGGACAGCGTAGGCATTTCCACCGCCGGGGTGGTGATAGACGGTGAAATTCGCCGCTCCAGCCTGTTTGTGGGGGTGGAGCAGGCAACCTATGACCGCTTGGGCCGGGACCTTTTGGCCCGGGCGGTGCGGGAGACCTGCGGAAATGTCCCCTGGGCCGCAAGCAACGACGGCGATGTGGCGGCCCTGGCCGGGGCTGTGAGCCTGGGGCGGCGGAAGCTGCTGGGTATTGCCTTGGGCACCAGTGAGGCCGGCGGCTATGTGGACGGCAGCGGACGCATCACCGGGCGGCTCCATGAGCTGGCATTTTTGCCGGTGGATGTGAACCCGCTGGCTCCGGTGGACCCCTGGTCCGGAGACCGGGGCGTGGGAGAACGGTACTTCTCCCAGGAGGGTGTGCTGCGCTTGGCCGGGCTGAACGGACTTACCCCGGAGGGGGAGACCCCGGCGGAAAAGCTCCGCTGGGTTCAGGACCGGGCCCGGGCCGGAGAGAGCCGGGCAATAGCGGCTTTTTCGGAGTTGGGACGGCTTTTGGGGCTGACCCTACCCTGGTATCAGCGGCTCACCGGCTGCGAAAGCGTGCTGCTGTTGGGTCGTGTCGTGGACGGTGCCAGCGGCGAGTGCCTGGTGGATTCGTGCCGGGCTGCACTGGAGAGCACCGGAGCGGCACTGGAGATATTGCTGCCGGAGGCTTCGCAGCGCCGGGTGGGTCAGGCTGCAGCAGCGGCATTTTTGAATAGTACATTATAA
- a CDS encoding mechanosensitive ion channel family protein codes for MERILAYFGSYKFIFSLCTVAAALVCWLLLRHLIHRFTEKITSTGALSGRRQTYLALTLNFARGLLALLALILVLQIHGVNVSSLVAGLGIIGAIVGLALQDMLKDVIMGMNILTGEYFAVGDVVKYGEVTGEVVQFSLRATKLRELATGNLVTVSNRNIFQVSQLSNELYLTVSTSYDDGPDAIEPFLQQLAREIAQLPDVESCTFLGLSKLGDWSVDYLLGLRAKPAVQNTVRRRALGHIRRRFLESGFTIPYPQMDVHTD; via the coding sequence ATGGAACGGATACTGGCCTATTTCGGCTCCTACAAGTTCATTTTCAGTCTCTGCACCGTGGCCGCCGCCCTGGTGTGCTGGCTGCTGCTGCGGCACCTGATCCACCGCTTCACGGAGAAAATCACCTCCACCGGAGCCCTCTCCGGCCGCCGCCAGACCTATCTGGCCCTGACGCTGAATTTCGCCCGGGGCCTGCTGGCGCTGCTGGCGCTGATTCTTGTTCTGCAGATCCATGGGGTAAATGTATCCTCCCTGGTCGCCGGCCTGGGCATCATCGGCGCCATCGTGGGCCTGGCCCTGCAGGATATGCTCAAGGATGTGATTATGGGCATGAACATCCTCACCGGGGAGTATTTCGCCGTGGGGGATGTGGTGAAATACGGCGAGGTGACCGGCGAGGTGGTGCAGTTTTCCCTCCGGGCCACCAAGCTTCGGGAGCTGGCCACCGGAAACCTGGTCACCGTTTCCAACCGGAATATTTTCCAGGTGTCGCAGCTCAGCAATGAGCTTTACCTCACCGTCTCCACCTCCTATGACGACGGCCCCGATGCCATAGAGCCCTTTTTGCAGCAGCTGGCCCGAGAGATTGCCCAACTGCCGGATGTGGAAAGCTGCACCTTTCTGGGGCTTTCCAAGCTGGGAGACTGGTCGGTAGACTATTTGTTGGGCCTGCGGGCCAAGCCTGCCGTTCAAAACACCGTGCGCCGCCGGGCCCTGGGCCACATCCGTCGCCGCTTCCTGGAAAGCGGCTTTACCATCCCCTATCCGCAGATGGATGTGCATACGGACTAA